Proteins encoded together in one Pogoniulus pusillus isolate bPogPus1 chromosome 18, bPogPus1.pri, whole genome shotgun sequence window:
- the LOC135183612 gene encoding uncharacterized protein LOC135183612 isoform X1, whose translation MSGSTARKVQPFTISTKLSLPKCAADFSGDACPGIAFASALDSQRGLRRSLNERISLYLAQTRANPAAPEGQPRSPSDDEGTDEEQLTRNSLARSIKKITLSNWHGDAGAGDAGGPGDLARTGDQRNHNNNNSRPGKAQFKVFLRKDVDVENKHQEAGSPRAGSFCSAVERGSPSYMLAGPLAPSPRKESPKSKEPTAAPRSSRRSGAGAAPFLDPSPLVAQFNREMMQAEGWVRGKLWDLKDGCSLQDWEEVGQTLQRDMKDFENTLIKLNQMGEQLMWQASPSAEAVQRQLLALRDQWQLLKQTAANQSKALGGLRSLQDFNKKAEQLEAWIRHQEKKPSLAALLQESLDKIQLTRRILDLKQEEQQFQSLHKELNSLAQKLEKQGKSEGRSIAARRKHLNKTWLRLQGTLKEHHEALQLALEVTAFLQQADTLLRAINAKQRSVCDVEKPGEGEPCQDRDVRDIASQVMMLDVTVSQLLSLQPSLAAQVTSKHRDVKESWVQLQQVLRSEKVPPLVSSSPAGKAAVLSAEPGGDNSGCGAVGKESKDKRTRDLRNTVLKNVPEKMVEHRTEEKSNLGSTASGQPPRSDHSRRQKRETETERRMQQTEAQVQDVCQAVNTQTVFLHKESMGPRVPPCPLTDGESLEAVRSQRDPSSSARAVLLERPMPGQGPGNPQVEAMLQELGELWEDLQRKHQENGAVLQEIDKALRLVGELDKAERWLQAVAESLSEPATMRSPVELRRDLEETDQLEKQLLLCGLRLRALREEVVGEPPAEPEGARKMQRKVEMVEDKLAHVQTALQRRAADLRDSLVLSEFLQDLQEEEARSQQGPAACFYWLQPRSGRRSFQGSFPPLSAEAGQLPSSKDISHPLGELQEAVEMLNDAAKERERVMEVAAEAENLEHLVAKVSPLLEALRCRAETLIHDTAQAERGFTAVKSEKDLQELQGLLNQQQEMERMVSETLQGQLKELERGDAHLQELCPAQLCPISQEVQDTLRAWAELQELLQETQARVQQASQLRHFFKDYLAMISWTEDTRAQIFSESPSSHGLTETPHEELERRIEGKLKEFEMLAASGQQLVSEEHYLSATIKERLEELQNMLGWVLVRWRAQRYQRDPGSKQDDRRNTESPLGASLSRQEQHTPRAQPQLESVHSPVEFTACSLLKPMQRPESQLPVRTAIFPPASPLSDSPAGVKHSWREPRSSTPHSVEPPKEGIIWHPAETSRLLLAPRSPSGLEGTVNFILSIGKKGEKKKVQPVASSGWPGEDTLQTLPSTKLSGCKTFWKRCQGLLGTTWGSLKRKRKPPHQPLEEAEAETGKSCGAKRPPAVVRQAPASSSGTPAASHTLPKPGAGSLFNSLQRRERARAEQAQLLTLQGIMGASSAQPTLEEHRGPSNTWPQKCGRRREGPAAAAPLPGELLLYIRNPLVRDIDAECGAAPQGPHVPGPKTTCPHLSLGSVLSLELPRDIVVLGCHQEATAQWQEVEGQEWKQGREVKPWEPTGEHGARWQEEVDVDGHSSPQPDERLGKSSKSGQGTWFEEVSFNPSYSQQRAHCTEEEHPRCASGNLLDFRPRQLSCVSVPHEQEGHKLFAHLGRDGRARHHEATQIELGPSPAGIPGRAEAILGTACTQQSNGSSQPGGSSVSPDTPTQVSVFEWALESPEPPSPESSTQSVCHPAHRQFEEEEEELQAIWDGAVEQQIPRPPAGSPSATTSRPLILSSANNMLVAQFSLPSTTQLLRSPLGDKSPRVGHGGSGSPSRQVVSPCVEELVSTVPLDGPGSSDQRRHGEEEREHNKVPPGKAEFQMMEGSLERKHVLQAGGRKASCRAWGLFHAVLMRQTLCFYQDRRDSLKSSVVALPLNLSGAVCTPDAEYTKKTNCFRLQLRDGSEYLLRAPSQTLMNEWVFKLQQNSGFPEVDYFQAAAAQCVEGAGGAGGFSKVPSPRSSHLQGQHQVTTTKSQEVVVLPRSNTHLQRSLGSQDGTEDGAVAAAEDAHGAGHRKQQWSPRGSPGLWDSSCPEDDYGLVANKRRSYSFTSATYRKITPVAVPKEPVEAGSSYSVTLYIGEQTPVMPRARCHSFVAQPGSPRDVPGEKTPAPPRPKNKSVFKKFFGKKE comes from the exons ATGTCGGGCAGCACGGCGAGGAAAGTGCAGCCCTTCACCATCAGCACCAAGCTCTCGCTGCCCAAGTGTGCCGCTGACTTCTCCGGAGACGCCTGCCCTGGCATCGCCTTCGCCTCTGCTCTGGACAGCCAACGCGGCCTCCGCCGCAGCCTCAACGAGCGTATCTCCCTCTACCTGGCTCAAACCCGCGCCAACCCTGCCGCTCCCGAGGGCCAGCCCCGCAGCCCCAGCGACGATGAAGGGACCGACGAGGAGCAGCTGACCCGCAACTCTCTCGCCCGTTCCATTAAGAAGATCACGCTGTCCAACTGGCATGGGGATGCTGGCGCGGGGGACGCGGGGGGACCTGGGGACCTTGCCCGAACCGGCGATCAGAGGAACCACAACAACAATAACAGCAGGCCAGGGAAAGCTCAGTTCAAG GTCTTCCTCAgaaaggatgtggatgtggagAACAAGCATCAGGAGGCTGGGAGCCCCCGGGCTGGTAGTTTCTGCTCTGCGGTGGAGAGAGGTTCCCCCTCCTACATG ctggcAGGACCCCTGGCTCCATCACCTCGGAAAGAGAGCCCCAAAAGCAAGGAGCCCACCGCAGCACCAAGAAGCAGTAGGCGAAGCGGCGCGGGAGCAGCCCCTTTCCTCGACCCAAGCCCTCTGGTAGCCCAGTTCAACCGGGAGATGATGCAG gcagagggctgggtgcgaggCAAGCTGTGGGACCTGAAGGacggctgcagcctgcaggactgGGAGGAGGTGGGTCAGACCCTGCAGCGGGACATGAAGGACTTCGAGAACACGCTGATAAAGCTCAACCAG ATGGGTGAGCAGCTGATGTGGCAGGCAAGCCCCAGTGCCGAGGcggtgcagaggcagctgctggcgtTGCGGGACCAGTGGCAGCTCCTGAAGCAGACAGCTGCCAACCAGAGCAAAGCTCTAGGGGGTCTGCGGAGCCTGCAGGACTTCAACAAGAAGGCTGAACAGCTGGAGGCATGGATCAGACACCAG GAGAAGAAGCCCTCTCTAGCAGCCCTTCTGCAGGAGAGCCTGGACAAGATCCAGCTTACTCGCCGCATCCTTGACTTGAAGCAG gaggagcagcagttcCAGAGTCTGCACAAGGAGCTGAACAGCTTGGCCCAGAAGCTGGAGAAGCAAGGCAAAAGCGAGGGCCGAAGCATTGCAGCCCGGCGCAAGCACCTCAACAAAAC GTGGTTGCGGCTGCAGGGCACCCTAAAGGAGCACcatgaggctctgcagctggccctggaggtgACTGCTTTTCTCCAGCAAGCAGATACCCTACTCAGGGCCATCAATGCCAAG CAGAGGAGTGTCTGTGATGTAGAGAAGCCAGGAGAGGGTGAGCCGTGCCAGGATCGGGATGTCAGAGACATAGCCAGCCAGGTGATG ATGCTGGATGTGACTGtgtcccagctcctcagcctgcagcccagcctggcagcccaAGTCACTTCCAAGCACAGAGATGTTAAGGAGAGTTgggtgcagctccagcaggtgcTGAG GTCAGAGAAGGTCCCACCACTGGTGAGCAGTTCTCCAGCAGGCAAAGCTGCGGTTCTGAGTGCGGAGCCAGGAGGAGACAATAGTGGTTGTGGGGCTGTGGGGAAGGAATCAAAAGATAAACGGACAAGAGACCTCAGGAACACA GTCTTGAAGAATGTGCCAGAGAAGATGGTGGAGCACAGGACAGAGGAGAAGAGCAACCTTGGCTCCACAGCATCAGGGCAGCCCCCTCGTAGTGACCACAGCAGAAG gcaaaagagagaaacagaaactgaaaggaggatgcagcagacagaggcccaggtgcaggacgtCTGTCAGGCAGTGAACACA cagactGTGTTCCTGCACAAGGAGAGCATGGGTCCCAGAGTACCTCCGTGCCCACTGACGGACGGGGAGAGCCTGGAGGCGGTACGTTCACAGCGGGATCCCAGCtccagtgccagggctgtgctcttg GAGCGACCAATGCCAGGACAGGGCCCAGGGAACCCACAGGTGGAGGccatgctgcaggagctgggggagctgtgGGAAGACCTGCAGAGGAAGCACCAGGAGAATGGTGCCGTGCTGCAGGAAATTGATAAG GCACTGAGGCTGGTGGGGGAGCTGGATAAAGCTGAGCGGTGGCTGCAAGCCGTGGCTGAGTCGCTGTCAGAGCCAGCCACCATGAGGAGCCCAGTGGAGCTGCGTAGAGACCTGGAAGAGACAGAccagctggagaagcagctctTGCTGTGCGGCCTCAGACTCCGGGCACTGCgggaggaggtggtgggtgAGCCACCCGCTGAGCCAGAGGGAGCAAGGAAGATGCAGAGGAAGGTGGAGATGGTGGAGGATAA GTTGGCACACGTGCAGACAGCCCTGCAGCGCCGAGCAGCAGACCTGCGTGACTCCCTGGTGCTGTCTGAGTTCCTGCAGGACCTGCAAGAGGAGGAAGCACGGAGCCAGCAGGGACCTGCAGCG TGTTTCTATTGGCTTCAGCCAAGGAGTGGCCGTCGCAGCTTCCAGGGGTCTTTTCCCCCACTTTCAGCCGAGGCTGGACAGCTGCCAAGCAGCAAGGACATAAGCCACCCCTTGGGAGAactgcaggaggctgtggagatgctaaACGATGCAGCAAAGGAACGAGAGCGAGTCAtggaggtggcagcagaggcagaaaacCTGGAGCACCTG GTAGCAAAGGTGTCCCCACTCCTGGAGGCTCTTCGCTGCAGAGCTGAGACACTGATTCATGACACTGCCCAAGCAGAGAGAGGCTTCACTGCAGTGAAGAGTGAAAAGGacctccaggagctgcagggcttgctgaatcagcagcaggagatggag CGTATGGTGTCAGAAACCCTGCAggggcagctgaaggaactggagagGGGAGATGCCCACTTGCAAGAGCTCTGCCCCGCTCAGCTGTGCCCTATCAGCCAGGAGGTGCAGGACACACTGCgggcctgggcagagctgcaggagctgctgcaggagacccAGGCCCGAGTGCAGCAGGCCAGCCAGCTACGGCACTTCTTCAAGGATTACTTAGCCATGAT CTCCTGGACGGAGGATACACGGGCTCAGATCTTCTCCGAAAGCCCAAGCAGTCACGGCCTCACAGAGACTCCACatgaagagctggagaggaggattGAAGGGAAACTCAAGGAGTTTGAGATGTTGGCAGCATCGGGACAGCAGCTGGTGTCTGAGGAGCACTACCTGAGTGCAACA atAAAGGAGCGCTtggaagagctgcagaacatgttgggctgggtgctggtgcgTTGGCGAGCACAGAGGTACCAGCGTGACCCAGGAAGCAAGCAGGATGACAGAAGGAACACAGAGAGCCCCTTGGGTGCATCCCTCAGCAGGCAA GAGCAGCATACCCCACGTGCTCAGCCgcagctggagagtgtccaCAGTCCAGTGGAGttcacagcctgctccctcCTCAAGCCCATGCAAAGACCAGagtcacagctgccagtgagaaCGGCTATTTTCCCACCAGCGTCACCCCTCTCAGACAGCCCAGCGGGGGTGAAGCATAGCTGGAGGGAGCCCAGGAGCTCAACACCTCACAGTGTGGAACCACCCAAGGAGGGTATCATCTGGcatcctgctgagacctccaggctgctgctggccccacGGAGCCCcagtgggctggaagggacagtcAACTTCATCCTTAGCATTGgcaagaagggggagaagaaaaaggtgCAGCCAGTGGCCAGCAGTGGGTGGCCAGGAGAGGATACACTGCAGACG ctcccctccacTAAACTCTCAGGCTGTAAAACATTTTGGAAGCGTTGCCAGGGCCTTTTAGGAACCACTTGGGGTAGTTTAAAGCGAAAGAGAAAGCCACCTCACCAGCCACTGGAAGAG gcagaggcagagactgggaaaagctGCGGTGCAAAGCGGCCTCCTGCTGTTGTCCGCCAAGCCCCAGCATCCAGCAGCGGGACACCAGCTGCCTCCCACACACTGCCCAAGCCTGGCGCCGGCTCCCTCTTCAACAGCCTTCAGCGGCGGGAGCGAGCGAGGGCTGAGCAGGCCCAGCTGCTGACGCTGCAGGGCATCATGGGCGCCAGCTCCGCGCAGCCCACGCTGGAGGAGCACCGCGGTCCCAGCAACACGTGGCCGCAGAAGTGCGGCCGGAGGAGAGAGGggccggctgctgctgctcctctgcctggggagctgctgctctacATCAGGAACCCGCTGGTGCGGGACATCGATGCTGAGTGTGGGGCAGCCCCCCAGGGTCCCCATGTCCCTGGCCCAAAAACTACCTGTCCCCACCTTTCTCTGGGctctgtgctcagcctggagctgccccGGGACATAGTGGTCCTGGGGTGTCACCAAGAGGCCACGGCCCAGtggcaggaggtggaggggcaggagtggaagcagggcagggaagtgaAGCCATGGGAGCCCACAGGTGAGCATGGAGCCAGATGGCAGGAGGAGGTAGATGTGGATGggcacagctccccacagcctgATGAGAGGCTGGGAAAGTCCTCCAAGAGCGGgcaagggacatggtttgaggAGGTGAGTTTCAACCCCAGCTACAGCCAGCAAAGGGCACACTGCACTGAGGAGGAGCACCCCAGATGTGCCAGTGGAAACCTCCTGGACTTCAGGCCAAGACAGCTGTCCTGTGTCAGTGTGCCACACGAGCAGGAAGGGCATAAGCTGTTTGCCCATCTGGGCCGGGATGGCAGGGCCAGGCATCATGAAGCCACTCAGATAGAGCTTGGTCCATCCCCTGCTGGCATcccaggcagggcagaagcCATTCTCGGCActgcctgcacacagcagtcaaatggcagcagccagcctggaggGTCCTCAGTGTCCCCTGACACTCCCACTCAGGTCTCTGTTTTTGAGTGGGCACTGGAGTCCCCAGAGCCTCCCAGCCCTGAGTCAAGCACCCAGAGTGTTTGCCATCCTGCCCACCGgcagtttgaggaagaggaggaggagctgcaggccaTCTGGGATGGAGCAGTGGAGCAACAGATACCCAGGCCgccagcaggcagccccagTGCCACCACCAGCAGGCCCCTCATTCTCTCCTCAGCCAACAACATGCTAGTAGCCCAGTTCAGTCTTCCCAGCACCACCCAGCTCCTCCGCAGCCCACTGGGAGACAAGAGCCCTCGTGTGGGGCACGGTGGTAgtggcagccccagcaggcaaGTCGTGTCCCCATGCGTGGAGGAGCTGGTGTCCACAGTCCCCTTGGATGGCCCTGGCTCCTCGGATCAACGGAGGCatggggaagaggaaagagagCACAACAAG GTCCCTCCTGGTAAAGCAGAGTTTCAGATGATGGAGGGGTCACTGGAAAGGAAGCACGTcttgcaggcaggagggaggaag GCCAGCTGCAGGGCCTGGGGCCTCTTTCATGCTGTGCTGATGCGACAGACACTGTGCTTCTACCAGGACcgcagggacagcctcaag AGCTCCGTGGTGGCCCTTCCCCTGAACCTCTCTGGGGCGGTCTGCACCCCAGATGCTGAATACACCAAGAAGACCAACTGCTTCAGGCTTCA GCTGCGAGATGGCTCTGAGTACCTCTTGAGAGCTCCTTCCCAGACCCTCATGAATGAATGGGTCTTCAAGCTGCAGCAAAACTCAG GATTCCCAGAAGTGGATTacttccaggcagcagcagcacagtgtgtTGAGGGcgctggtggtgctggagg tttcAGCAAGGTCCCTAGCCCCAGGAGCTCCCACCTCCAAGGACAACATCAGGTCACAACCACCAAGAGCCAAGAGGTCGTAGTGCTACCTCGCTCAAACACCCACCTGCAGcggtctctgggcagccaggatGGCACAGAAgatggggctgtggcagcagcag AGGATGCTcatggggctgggcacaggaaGCAGCAGTGGTCACCCAGGGGTTCTCCTGGGCTGTGGGACAGCAGCTGCCCGGAAGATGACTATgggctggtggctaacaagagGAGGTCCTACTCCTTCACCTCAG CCACCTACCGGAAGATTACCCCAGTGGCTGTGCCCAAGGAGCCAGTGGAGGCCGGGAGCAGCTACTCAGTCACACTGTATATTGGGGAGCAAACACCAGTCATGCCCCGGGCACGCTGCCACTCCTTCGTGGCCCAGCCAGGGAGCCCAcgagatgtgccaggggagaagACCCCTGCACCTCCTCGCCCCAAGAACAAATCTGTCTTCAAGAAGTTCTTTGGGAAAAAGGAGTGA